In Eucalyptus grandis isolate ANBG69807.140 chromosome 4, ASM1654582v1, whole genome shotgun sequence, the following proteins share a genomic window:
- the LOC104442442 gene encoding uncharacterized protein LOC104442442 — MAQSDSDYWIGLTVNLRNTYFFLFPLQFFQIFELFIGYTNVSAKNFQNQKALEIFQDQGGDQDLTKRLRRLERHARCATPHLSLSQFFSAQLTVYEKCKMLLGIRNESARNIILTISTLVATASYQAALTRPGGYWQDNSTDPPANSTVVSANTSSNATGKPHHVGNMTMNGLTLYLFTILNGTVFWASMCTIWATASTLLPGTLMVYFSVSIFGMAFLVTFGAEFPKSQEAGGDLVAIFYFFLMVAVLGLPLYVRKIYIGVVNRIDATRRHPGNILGM, encoded by the exons atggcgcaatcggactcggactacTGGATCGGACtcacggtgaatttgag GAATACatacttctttttgtttcctttgcAGTTCTTCCAGATCTTCGAGTTGTTCATTGGGTATACAAATGTGAGTGCAAAGAACTTCCAGAATCAGAAGGCTCTGGAAATCTTCCAAGATCAAGGTGGCGATCAAGATCTTACAAAGAGGTTACGCCGTCTAGAACGTCATGCAAGATGTGCAACTCCCCACCTCTCTCTATCACAGTTTTTTAGCGCACAACTAACTGTTTATGAGAAGTGCAAAATGCTTTTGGGCATCCGAAATGAATCCGCTCGCAACATAATTCTTACAATATCTACGTTAGTTGCGACTGCCAGTTACCAAGCCGCGCTCACTCGTCCAGGAGGATACTGGCAGGATAACTCTACAGATCCTCCGGCCAATTCCACTGTCGTTAGCGCCAATACCAGCAGCAATGCTACTGGCAAACCCCATCACGTCGGAAACATGACCATGAACGGTCTGACGCTATATCTATTCACGATCCTCAACGGCACGGTTTTTTGGGCCTCTATGTGCACAATCTGGGCCACCGCTAGCACACTGTTGCCCGGCACTCTCATGGTTTACTTCTCTGTATCCATCTTCGGCATGGCCTTCCTTGTGACCTTTGGAGCCGAATTCCCGAAATCCCAGGAGGCTGGAGGAGATTTGGTAgcgatattttatttttttctgatgGTGGCCGTGTTGGGTCTCCCCTTATACGTGAGGAAAATTTACATTGGAGTTGTAAACCGAATCGATGCCACAAGGAGGCACCCAGGCAACATCCTAGGAATGTAG
- the LOC104440620 gene encoding uncharacterized protein LOC104440620, whose translation MMERPGWLEGLMGERFFGSCAVHQDRRKSEKNVFCLLCCFSLCTHCLPSHPSHPLLQVRRYVYHDVVRLDDLEKLIDCSHIQPYTINGGKVIFLNQRPQSRNYKGPSNICFHCDRTLQEPFHFCSLQCKVDHLLDQGVDLSSILYSFDGADFTVTQNFEDLRMDSSSEVLIDHGQATPSSSLEDHHLMHHLDYQYKDHNSTSCTSSEAECNTLGASHDAHQTTTTRTTTTVKTKNKRSGNKLISGIVLSLSNRRKGAPHRAPLS comes from the exons ATGATGGAGAGGCCGGGGTGGCTGGAGGGGCTGATGGGAGAGAGGTTCTTTGGGAGCTGTGCGGTGCACCAGGATAGGAGGAAGAGTGAGAAGAATGTCTTCTGCTTGCTCTGCTGCTTCAGCCTCTGCACTCACTGCCTCCCCTCCCACCCTTCTCACCCTCTCCTTcag GTGAGAAGATATGTGTACCATGATGTGGTTCGACTGGACGATCTAGAAAAGCTCATTGACTGTTCCCATATTCAG CCCTACACCATCAACGGTGGGAAAGTGATATTCCTGAACCAAAGACCCCAGTCCAGGAACTACAAGGGCCCTTCGAATATTTGCTTCCACTGTGACAGGACCCTTCAAGAACCTTTCCACTTCTGCTCTCTTCAATGCAAG GTGGATCATCTGTTGGATCAAGGCGTAGATCTGTCTAGCATCCTCTACAGTTTTGATGGGGCGGATTTCACAGTCACTCAGAACTTTGAGGATTTAAGAATGGATAGCTCATCCGAGGTGTTGATCGATCATGGCCAAGCCACGCCAAGTTCATCGCTCGAAGATCACCACTTAATGCATCATCTTGATTATCAGTACAAGGATCATAACTCAACGTCATGCACAAGTAGTGAAGCCGAGTGCAATACATTAGGAGCTTCACATGATGCCCATCAGACGACAACGACGAGAACAACGACAACGgtaaaaacgaaaaacaaaagaagtggTAATAAACTCATCTCTGGGATTGTTTTGTCTCTGAGCAACAGGAGAAAAGGAGCTCCTCATAGGGCTCCTCTTTCCTAG